The following nucleotide sequence is from Micavibrio sp. TMED2.
CGAACGAGCAACTTTCCCTGCAGCACGCGCGCGAGATGAAGGGCAGCAATATCGTCGCTTCGCGGCTTCTGACGGACAGCGGCGACCTGCTGTCCTCGGGCAAGAACGGGCTGCGTCAGGTGGACTTCACCGAGGTGACAAAGCTCGGAGACACCGACGGGCCCAACGTCATCGCGACGCGCAATCTCGGCGATCAGAACCTGCTGCTCGTCGACGAGGCCCATCGCGGCATGGGAAGCCAGGAGGAGCGAGGCTGGTTCCGAAGCCGCGCCCGCCTGTCGGAGAAGGGTTTCGTCTTCGAGTATTCGGCGACGCTGAAGGAGGCTGTCACAGCCGCAAAGCGTCCCGATATCGAGGCATCCTACGCGAAGACGATCCTGTTCGACTATTCGTACCGGTACTTTTACGAGGACGGCTACGGCAAGGACTACCGCATCTTCAACCTTCCGCGGACCTTCTCCCAGCTCGAGTTTTCCTACCTGACTGCATGTCTTCTGAGCTTCTACCAGCAGCTGAAGTTGTACGAGGACAAGCAGAGCAATTACGCGCCATACAACATTGAGAAACCGCTCTGGGTTTTCGTCGGCTCCAGCGTGACCAAGGCCGTATCACAGAAAAAGAATAAGAAGACCGGCGAGGTATCAGTCAAGGTAGATGATACGGTTTCCGACGTTGGAAAAATCATCAAATTCATCGCGGCGTTTCTAGAGAACGAAGCCGCGTCGGCCTCCGAGGTAGAACGGATCATCCGAGGCAACGCAGAGGAAACCGGCCTGCTCGACGAGAACGGTGGCGACATCTTCGCCGGCGGGTTTGTCTACTTGCACCAGCTCATGCTTCGCGAGGGTTGGAAGCCCGGCGACCTGTTTCGCGATATCCTAGAAAAGCTCTTTCAGAACCGTGCTGGTGGTGAGTTGTCGATTGCCCGGATCAAGGGCGACGAGAACGAGATCATGCTACGCGTCGGACAGGCCGAGAAGCCGTTCGGGCTCATCAACGTCGGCGACGCATCTGGCTTGGCGACTCATATTGCTGAGCAGGAGTTCGACAACGTCGCGGTCCTGGAATCCGAGTTTGCCGAGACGATGTTCGGGCAAATCAACCTGTCCAGTTCCCCGGTCAATCTGCTCATCGGTTCCAAACGCTTTGTCGAGGGCTGGGATTGCTGGCGCGTCAGCACCCTTGGTCTCATGCATGTCGGCAAGAGCGAAGGCGCGCAGATCATCCAGCTTTTCGGGCGCGGCGTCCGGCTAAAGGGGCATGACTGGTCGCTCCAGCGCAGCGGCTTCGCCACCCCCACCCACCAACCGGAGCTCATCCAGTACGTCGAGACCCTGAATGTCTTCGGGATCGAAGCGGACTTCATGGAACGCTTCCGGAAATTCCTGGAAGAGGAAGAACTGCCCCGCAACGACCAGAAGCAAGTGTTTACCGTTCCGCTTACCGTTACCTACGACTTTGGGCAGCGGCTGAAGGTGCTGCGTCCCCGAAAGAAGCGTGGCGACGGTCGGGAGTACGATTTCAAACGAGACGGCGCTGTACCTGAGTTGACCCTTGTGCCGGACAAGATTCGCCAGAAGGGCGTTGTGATAGACTGGTATCCCCGCATCCAGTCTATCGAATCCAAGAAAGGCACAAAGCTCGGCGCTAAGGAGGAAACGGTCTTCGCAGAAGGCCACTTGGCCTTCCTCGATTACGATGATCTGTTCTTCCGGCTTGAGAAGTTCAAGCGCGAGCGCACTTGGCACAATCTCAATATCTCGAAGCCAATGATCAAGGCGCTGCTTTCTGACCGGACCTGGTACAAGGTCATCGTGCCTTCCGGAAAGATGGAGTTCTCGGATTTTGGTAACGTCGCACTCTGGCAGGAAATGGCGGCGGAGCTCCTCCAGAAATTTGCGGAAGAATACTACAACTACTGCAAGGCGGCCTTTATCGAGCCACGTCTTGAGCTCCGTGAGATCGAGGCCGGCGAAGGAAGCCTACCTGAAGCAGGTGAATACCAGCTAATTGTCGATGCCAGCGAAGTAGCGCTAATCAATGACATTCAATCGCTGACCCGCGAGATCACCGCTCGAAAGAAGGGGATACTCCGCGCCGGAGACTTGAAGGGCTGCATCTTCGGCACGCATCTCTACGAGCCCGTGCTTCATGCGGCCAAGGGAAGCAAAATCCAGATTGCGCCGGTTTCATTGAATGAGAGCGAATTCCAGTTCCTGGATGATCTGCGCCTCTTCATCGAAAAGGATCAAGCAAGGCTGGCGGCGGAGGGAATTGAACTATTCCTGCTTCGCAATGAGAGCCGCGGGCGCGGGGTGGGCTTCTTTGAGGCAGGAAACTTCTATCCCGACTTCCTTCTATGGCTTGTGAAGGACGGCAGCCAGCACTTGGCTTTCGTCGAGCCTCATGGCCTCCAGCATGAAGGCCCTGGCCACAAGAAGATTGAGTTCCATCAGGTCATCAAGGGCATCCAGGCAAGGCTCGTCAGCGAGAACGTCATTCTGAACAGCTTTATCGTCACACCGACACGCTTCGGTAGGCTGAACTGGGGCAAGACCATTCAGGAGCTGGAAGATATGCATGTTTTCTTCATGGAAGACAGCCAGGCGACTTATGTGGCCAGCATCATTGATCGTATGGCAGCATAGTTCTCGAAAACCACCGTTTTTCGGAGAGAGATCGAGAGCCCGCCGCGAGCGGGCTTTCTTTGTTGCGGATGCCTCCGAAAACTATCTCTTGAAACATAGTTTCCGAAAAGCTATTATGAAGATAAGTTTTCGGAAGGAATTTTTTGTGCTTGTCGGTTACGCCCGTGTCTCCACCCAGGATCAGAAGCCCGAGCTTCAGCTCGACGCGCTGACGGCGGCCGGTTGCGAGAAGGTATTCGAGGAGAAGGCCTCCGGCGCGCAGCGGGATCGTCCGCAACTTCAGGCAGCGCTCGAGTACATGCGCGACGGCGACACGCTCGTGGTCTGGAAGCTGGATCGTCTGGCGCGCTCCATCAAGCAGCTGATCGAGACCGTCGAGATGCTCGAAGAGCGGGGCGTCGGCTTTCGTTCAATCACTGAGGCGATCGATACCACCACCTCGGGCGGTCGGCTCGTCTTCCACATCTTCGCGGCCCTGGCCGAGTTCGAGCGGTCGATTATCCGCGAGCGTACCGTGGCGGGTCTGGCGTCAGCGCGCGCGCGTGGGCGGCTTGGCGGGCGGCCACCGGCACTGTCCGATAAGGACCTCGCTCATGCGCGGGCGTTGCTGGCCGATCCGGAGATCACCGTGAACCAGGTGGCGGAGCGTCTCGGCGTGGCACCGTCGACCCTGTACCGGCATCTGCCCGGCGGGCGCAGCCAGGTGACGGGAGAGAGCTGATGCTGTTCGCCTGTCACCTCGAAGCTCGACTGCCGGAGGCCAACCTCGCGCGGGCCTATCATGTCGTCGTCTCGGAAGACCTGTTCGGGCAATACACGGTCGATGTCACCTTTGGCCGGATTGGGACCCGGGGCACCGTCAAGCGCTGTTCGGTCACTGAGATCGGGGCGGTGCGGGCGAAGCTGCGCCAGGTGCTAAAACGCCGCATGACCGCGCCGCGCCGTTTGGGCGTGGCCTATCACTGTCGATCGGTGTTCGACCCTCAGGGCTGGTTGGCCGAAGACGGCCTCGAGCTCATCGCCGCCTGATCCCTATCCGTCACATCATCGGCTGATCGCGTTTGGTCATGGCCGTCACCGTTGCATGGACCCGTGCGAGCGAATGGTCCGCGGAACGTGGCAGCCGCCGCCGCCCGCGCAATGGCCTGCCCGCTCCTTCGCGTCTGCGTGCCTTGCCGCTCCCGTGTTGACCATGCCCGGTCGGCTGACGGGCGCCTGCCTCTTCCTCCGCGTCCCGCACGGGACCCAAGCAACG
It contains:
- a CDS encoding recombinase, with amino-acid sequence MLVGYARVSTQDQKPELQLDALTAAGCEKVFEEKASGAQRDRPQLQAALEYMRDGDTLVVWKLDRLARSIKQLIETVEMLEERGVGFRSITEAIDTTTSGGRLVFHIFAALAEFERSIIRERTVAGLASARARGRLGGRPPALSDKDLAHARALLADPEITVNQVAERLGVAPSTLYRHLPGGRSQVTGES
- a CDS encoding restriction endonuclease subunit R, translated to MARKPKSKVKPLPFGHKLVLNQWIVSLFGLDPLKGHKDGKRTLRPMQPLAKTVKDAPEGMTSENLHHFYKALDLHLQEGTEITRADLLRYEHNIVSHTLAINEKRDRPIVWKYYQWLSLLFAEIYLDRFFADRAALLDSLNAYVNAFDKYWTDEGYETGITPYELDDLNKLCLQNATGSGKTLLMHVNFLQFRQYASKSPLKHDLTRTVLITPNEQLSLQHAREMKGSNIVASRLLTDSGDLLSSGKNGLRQVDFTEVTKLGDTDGPNVIATRNLGDQNLLLVDEAHRGMGSQEERGWFRSRARLSEKGFVFEYSATLKEAVTAAKRPDIEASYAKTILFDYSYRYFYEDGYGKDYRIFNLPRTFSQLEFSYLTACLLSFYQQLKLYEDKQSNYAPYNIEKPLWVFVGSSVTKAVSQKKNKKTGEVSVKVDDTVSDVGKIIKFIAAFLENEAASASEVERIIRGNAEETGLLDENGGDIFAGGFVYLHQLMLREGWKPGDLFRDILEKLFQNRAGGELSIARIKGDENEIMLRVGQAEKPFGLINVGDASGLATHIAEQEFDNVAVLESEFAETMFGQINLSSSPVNLLIGSKRFVEGWDCWRVSTLGLMHVGKSEGAQIIQLFGRGVRLKGHDWSLQRSGFATPTHQPELIQYVETLNVFGIEADFMERFRKFLEEEELPRNDQKQVFTVPLTVTYDFGQRLKVLRPRKKRGDGREYDFKRDGAVPELTLVPDKIRQKGVVIDWYPRIQSIESKKGTKLGAKEETVFAEGHLAFLDYDDLFFRLEKFKRERTWHNLNISKPMIKALLSDRTWYKVIVPSGKMEFSDFGNVALWQEMAAELLQKFAEEYYNYCKAAFIEPRLELREIEAGEGSLPEAGEYQLIVDASEVALINDIQSLTREITARKKGILRAGDLKGCIFGTHLYEPVLHAAKGSKIQIAPVSLNESEFQFLDDLRLFIEKDQARLAAEGIELFLLRNESRGRGVGFFEAGNFYPDFLLWLVKDGSQHLAFVEPHGLQHEGPGHKKIEFHQVIKGIQARLVSENVILNSFIVTPTRFGRLNWGKTIQELEDMHVFFMEDSQATYVASIIDRMAA